The sequence TCACTGGCAGCTGCTTgagataataaaaagagaaggaGTGAGACTCACATCTATACTAACTACTCACCATCACTGGTAAGTgacgtgtgtgagagggtgtgtgtgtgtgagagagagagggtgatagggagtgtgtgtgtgagagagagagagagagagagagagagagagtgtgtgtgtgtgtgtgagagagagagagagagggtgtgtgtgtgtgagagagagagagagagtgtgtgagagggtgtgtgtgtgtgtgtgagagagagagagagagagagagggtgatggtgtgtgtgtgtgtgtgtgagagagagagagagagagagagagaaagagggtgtgtgtgagagagagagtgtgtgagagggtgtgtgtgtgtgagagggtgagtgagtgagtgtgtgtgagagagggtgagtgagtgagtgagtgagtgtgtgtgtgtgtgtgtgagagagagagagtgtgtgtgagagggtgtgtgagagtgagtgagtgagtgtgaaagagggtgagtgagtgtgtgtgtgtgagagggtgtgtgagagtgagtgagtaagtgtgaaagagggtgagtgagtgtgtgtgtgtgagagggtgtgtgagagtgagtgagtgagtgtgagagagaactcTGGCATCCTGAGGTTAAATGTATCACCCTGTGTTTAGAGGTGTATTGTgtgaggtgtgttgtgtgtaaatgtacactGAGTAGGGACCATGCACGGGGCAATGAGGCTCTGCTAAAGGACCTCCCTGAATTACAAGTGTACGGAGGAGACGAACGCATCACAGGACTGACCCACAAAGTTACTAATGGCCAGGAGCTCAAGGTATCTGTGAAAATTAGTCTCATTAAAGGTGTTTAGAAGTTATCCAGTTTTACATGAGCATTTgagaatgaatttttttttggtgtaatGTTTCAGGAATACAGTTATGACTTTAAGATAAATATCTATAATCAATTTTTGAGTTAGCGTTTTGGTTGAAACGTCTTTCATCGACAGGTTGATTCTATTAACACATTCTTTTTGGTTTCTTACATTAACCACAATGCTGTGTAACAACCCACAGATAGCAATACTTAAAGCACATGGGTGCATAGAGTTTTATTCCTTTAgttttttcatctctctcaccTCCACATCTGCACATTCTGCTCAAATGAATCAGGTTCAAAAGCTTCAGGTTGTATACTAATCCCTCcatcaacatttatttttgaaaacttaacaagagtttaataaaaaaaaaaaacagtcgattgtgaacattaaaaaaagaacacacaagaTTCTTGTGATGTCTTTTCCCCTCTAGTTTAACACTATAAATGTGAGGTGCCTCTTCACACCATGCCATACTTCTGGACACATGTGCTACTTCCTGTGGGAAGACAACTGCCCTGATTCCCCTGCGGTGTTCACTGGTAAGTGCctttaattaaatattcttGTCATTATCTCCTACCTGGGTTCCGGTTTTGCAGTGATCACTTGCATGATGTTTCCCCATGAGTGAGCATTTCATTTCAGGAAGTTCAGATTCACTTCTAGTTAATGTACAATAAACAGATGATATTTGCCCTATGATGGACTGGGGTCCTATCCTGGGTTTATATTCCTGGCTTTAGCCCCTATGACCCTCACATGGCTACAGTGGGTactggagtttgtgtgtgttgtgtttgtgggtagaaaagagagagagagacatcaacTTAGTGTTTTTCCTGTCTGCTCTGATTGTTAGGGGACACGCTGTTTGTCGGTGGTTGTGGGAAATTCTTCGAGGGAAGTGCAGAGCAGATGTACCACAACCTGATGGAGGTGCTGGGAACCCTGCCTCAAGACACTGTATGTCACTCTGTCAAATTTTGTAAGAAATGAAAGGACATGGTTAGAGAATTTACACCTGCTTCATGTTTCTTCTTGAGCTCATCTCTTTGCACTCATTCAAAGTATTGTGTTTTCTAGAAAGTCTTCTGTGGTCAtgaatacacaataaaaaactTGAAGTTTGCAATGCTTGTAGAACCAGAGAACGAGAAGGTGAAGGAGAAGCTCAGCTGGGCTCGGGTAAAGTCATCCTGTTTTTTCCTTAACAGTCTCATTTCACCGAAATAACTTTAATTCACACACAATTTTAgtagatttcatttaaaaattgaaACTTGTAGCATACCGTTTTTGAAATGGGCTAATTATTAGGAGAGAGACGACGACGACAAGCCGACAGTACCGTCAACGTTATCGGAGGAATTTGAATACAATCCGTTCCTCCGTCTCTCGTAAGTGCGTCTTTATTCATACTTGGTGCGAAAAATGCAGCCTGAAAAAAACCATCACCAGCGTCGAGTGGCATGAAAAGTGAGCACTTAATAAAATAGGTGCAATAAAATAAGTGCAAAATTGTGTAGTGGCCTGGGAAGAGCCTTCATGTGGTAAATGGGTGACTTTTTCTACGATATATCGTTTTAAAAACTGGGTACAGTTTGAAGGTTTGGATATTCCTGTCCAGTTCTATTGAATAGCTCTACACATATCTCTACAGACTAATCTATATACAGGAAAACCTCTGTGTGAAATTGTGGCATTTGTACACGATCCACATTGTCGTGTCATTATTTCCACTCTGATGAAGATGACAGGGATCACTTAATCACTTAATTCTTGTCTTTCCTGTTTGCCAAATATTTCAATTAATGTCTTTTTAGGATgttgttgaaatatttttatgtcCTTGCTCGGTCATCTACAGTTACCGTGTATAGGGAAGtcttggcctaatggttagagagattgactcctaaccctaaggttgtgggttcgagtcttgggccggcaataccacgactgaggtgcccttgagcaaggcacttataTGTATAGTGTTTGTCTAGCTTATGCTTTGACTGTATTTTCAGCTGAGTTTGTGAATCTGGCTCTTTTAACAGTCCTAATGGCTAGTTGTTAAGAAATTAgactaaataaaatcatttccatgttgttttggtaaatatatttaaaaaaaaaaaaacatttctccagATTTCAGCTACACAAACATCCaacggttttatttatttaatatatttttttctatccaCCACACAGTAGACCCATCACAGATGTTTTAGTCTTTCTGATTCTTAAGCATGAACTGAAAGTACGTCGTGTGTAACGTTCAGTAAGTCTTGGGGTTTGATGACACGATGCATTTTCTGTAAATACGCGAAAGCTTAAACTATAACCTACATACCTTGTGTGCAAATGTCTTTATACATATAGGTTTTGCGTGCACTTGTATTGTTATtggtctgtgtttatctgtatAATGCACAGTGAGGAGAGCGTGCAGAAGTTCACAGGGAAGTCAGACCCTATCGAGGTTCTCCGTGTGCTACGAAAAGAGAAGGACAACTTCAAGAAGCCCAAAGAGCGTTTACCTCCGCATGCTCTGCTCGCTCTGGAATGGGGTCTGTTCAGACCAAAACTCACTTAAACACATCATTGGACTAATGCACTGCACCCTGACCATGCT is a genomic window of Tachysurus fulvidraco isolate hzauxx_2018 chromosome 15, HZAU_PFXX_2.0, whole genome shotgun sequence containing:
- the LOC113639503 gene encoding hydroxyacylglutathione hydrolase-like protein isoform X2; amino-acid sequence: MRVKVISILEDNYMYLVIDEQSKEAIAVDPAVPHRLLEIIKREGVRLTSILTTHHHWDHARGNEALLKDLPELQVYGGDERITGLTHKVTNGQELKFNTINVRCLFTPCHTSGHMCYFLWEDNCPDSPAVFTGDTLFVGGCGKFFEGSAEQMYHNLMEVLGTLPQDTKVFCGHEYTIKNLKFAMLVEPENEKVKEKLSWARERDDDDKPTVPSTLSEEFEYNPFLRLSEESVQKFTGKSDPIEVLRVLRKEKDNFKKPKERLPPHALLALEWGLFRPKLT
- the LOC113639503 gene encoding hydroxyacylglutathione hydrolase-like protein isoform X1 gives rise to the protein MRVKVISILEDNYMYLVIDEQSKEAIAVDPAVPHRLLEIIKREGVRLTSILTTHHHCRDHARGNEALLKDLPELQVYGGDERITGLTHKVTNGQELKFNTINVRCLFTPCHTSGHMCYFLWEDNCPDSPAVFTGDTLFVGGCGKFFEGSAEQMYHNLMEVLGTLPQDTKVFCGHEYTIKNLKFAMLVEPENEKVKEKLSWARERDDDDKPTVPSTLSEEFEYNPFLRLSEESVQKFTGKSDPIEVLRVLRKEKDNFKKPKERLPPHALLALEWGLFRPKLT